One segment of Micromonospora parathelypteridis DNA contains the following:
- a CDS encoding SLC13 family permease, giving the protein METIGDPPSTAPDRSRWGRLHVLDWIAIGLVAAGVLCVLTGLLPRADAEATIRRILPILIFLGSVVVLAELTAVAGVFDALAARVAITARGSFRALFWLCVGFASVTTIALNLDTTAVLLTPVMIALARTLGIPPTPLAMTTVWLANTASLLLPVSNLTNILASDRIGLAPVSWAARMWWPQLVAIAITMLLLWWWYWRPARATADPFVPPPPHVPPDPVLYRTALVACLLFVAGILAEVEIGLASGVAAAILVAGFAFRSRGSLKLQLIPWRLLIFVTGLFLVVQTIGRYGLDTLMGTLIGNDPGAEGAMRAGAVGALFSNVVNNLPAYVAGEAVIAAGHHTQLLALLVGANVGPLATPWASLATLIWYERCRAAGVEVPLGRFMATSAVLAALGTTATVAALLVTPSV; this is encoded by the coding sequence GTGGAGACTATCGGCGACCCACCGTCGACCGCGCCGGACCGATCCCGCTGGGGCCGGCTGCACGTACTGGACTGGATCGCGATCGGGCTGGTCGCAGCCGGTGTCCTCTGCGTCCTCACCGGACTCCTCCCCCGCGCCGACGCCGAGGCCACCATCCGTCGGATCCTGCCGATCCTGATCTTCCTCGGCAGCGTGGTGGTGCTGGCCGAGCTGACCGCCGTGGCCGGGGTCTTCGACGCGCTCGCCGCCCGGGTGGCGATCACCGCGCGCGGCAGCTTCCGCGCGCTGTTCTGGCTCTGCGTCGGGTTCGCCTCGGTGACCACGATCGCGCTCAACCTGGACACCACCGCCGTCCTGCTCACCCCGGTGATGATCGCCCTGGCCCGTACGCTGGGGATACCGCCGACCCCGCTGGCGATGACCACTGTCTGGCTGGCGAACACCGCGAGCCTGCTGCTGCCCGTGTCCAATCTGACCAACATTCTGGCCAGCGACCGGATCGGGCTGGCTCCGGTGTCGTGGGCGGCTCGGATGTGGTGGCCGCAACTGGTCGCGATCGCGATCACCATGCTGCTGCTCTGGTGGTGGTACTGGCGGCCCGCGCGGGCCACCGCGGACCCGTTCGTGCCACCGCCACCACACGTGCCGCCCGACCCCGTGCTCTACCGCACCGCGCTCGTGGCCTGCCTGCTGTTCGTCGCCGGGATCCTCGCCGAGGTCGAGATCGGGCTCGCCTCCGGAGTGGCCGCCGCGATCCTCGTCGCCGGGTTCGCGTTCCGCTCCCGAGGCAGCCTGAAACTCCAGCTGATCCCCTGGCGGCTGCTGATCTTCGTCACCGGGCTGTTCCTGGTGGTGCAGACCATCGGCCGGTACGGACTGGACACCCTGATGGGCACGCTGATCGGCAACGACCCCGGCGCCGAGGGCGCGATGCGGGCCGGCGCCGTCGGCGCGCTCTTCTCCAACGTGGTCAACAACCTGCCCGCGTACGTCGCCGGGGAGGCGGTCATCGCCGCCGGCCACCACACCCAACTGCTGGCCCTGCTGGTGGGCGCCAATGTCGGCCCGCTCGCCACCCCGTGGGCGTCGCTGGCCACGCTGATCTGGTACGAGCGCTGCCGGGCCGCCGGGGTCGAGGTCCCGCTGGGCCGGTTCATGGCCACCAGTGCCGTCCTCGCCGCTCTGGGCACCACGGCCACCGTCGCCGCACTGCTGGTCACCCCGTCGGTCTGA
- a CDS encoding inositol monophosphatase family protein: MDVAPSTSGPDLREAHRFAVEAAQAAGRLLRRGTRGEMHVRAKNDSGDVVTDLDLAAEQLIVGRIRARWPEHGVIAEEGGEYAADDSWVWLVDPLDGTNNVAIGLPAYVVGIALCDRGSPVLGVVHDPISDRTWSAIRGQGAFVHADGLAGQPLRTPHRPVPAAPVLAWTQGHAVRRDDSTARALKVVLDSTARRVLQLWAPLLSWVMLARGDIDGIVGYRPEAVDLPAGMLLAAEAGMVVRALDGSCFDDRYGCPADRRSFVAAPPETIDRLVKLVTAAQWIEPQVRQLTPISLTNVGW; this comes from the coding sequence ATGGACGTGGCGCCGAGCACATCCGGGCCAGACCTGCGTGAGGCACACCGGTTCGCGGTGGAGGCCGCCCAGGCTGCCGGGCGGCTGTTGCGCCGGGGCACCCGGGGCGAGATGCACGTCCGGGCCAAGAACGACTCCGGTGACGTGGTCACCGACCTGGACCTGGCCGCCGAACAGCTGATCGTCGGGCGGATCCGGGCCCGTTGGCCGGAGCATGGGGTGATCGCCGAGGAGGGCGGCGAGTACGCCGCCGACGACTCCTGGGTGTGGCTGGTGGACCCGCTCGACGGCACCAACAACGTGGCGATCGGCCTGCCCGCGTACGTGGTCGGGATCGCGCTCTGCGACCGGGGGTCGCCAGTGCTCGGGGTGGTGCACGACCCGATCTCCGACCGCACCTGGTCGGCCATCCGTGGCCAGGGCGCCTTCGTGCACGCGGACGGCCTGGCCGGGCAGCCGCTGCGCACGCCGCACCGGCCGGTGCCGGCCGCGCCGGTGCTGGCCTGGACCCAGGGACACGCGGTACGCCGGGACGACAGCACGGCGCGCGCCCTGAAGGTGGTGCTCGACTCCACCGCCCGGCGTGTGCTGCAACTGTGGGCGCCGCTGCTGTCCTGGGTGATGCTGGCCCGCGGCGACATCGACGGCATCGTCGGCTACCGCCCGGAGGCGGTCGACCTGCCGGCCGGGATGCTGCTGGCTGCCGAGGCCGGCATGGTGGTCCGGGCCCTCGACGGTAGCTGCTTCGACGATCGGTACGGCTGCCCGGCTGACCGGCGCAGCTTCGTCGCGGCCCCGCCGGAGACGATCGACCGGCTGGTCAAGCTGGTGACGGCGGCACAGTGGATCGAACCGCAGGTCCGCCAGCTCACGCCGATCAGCCTGACCAATGTCGGCTGGTGA
- a CDS encoding class I SAM-dependent methyltransferase, with protein sequence MAEPRTGAASGGAQAHGRRANRRSYHDGVLVNGYVDDPYHRVRRAVAARLMVDDVLGGGPVLELGCGPCSMVDPAELPVPLVVADMAEAALGAARGAAAGRALPVCLDATRGLPFRAGSFAGLLTGELIEHVFDPVALLRECHRVLAPGGLLVLTTPNLATIQDRLMFLAGRAPRQVDPLHPYLWLHIRPFTASLLRRVLRGAGFAPLALRSNHVGWRLPGGRWITSRLLARVAPGLGGSLICAARRLGEPYSSQDAGFRNNA encoded by the coding sequence ATGGCCGAGCCACGGACCGGGGCCGCGTCGGGCGGCGCGCAGGCGCACGGCCGGCGCGCCAACCGGCGCAGTTACCACGACGGCGTGTTGGTCAACGGGTACGTCGACGACCCGTACCACCGGGTCCGCCGGGCGGTCGCGGCCCGGCTGATGGTCGACGACGTCCTCGGGGGCGGCCCGGTGTTGGAGCTGGGCTGCGGACCGTGCAGCATGGTCGACCCGGCGGAGTTGCCCGTGCCGCTCGTGGTGGCGGACATGGCCGAGGCCGCGCTGGGCGCGGCCCGTGGGGCCGCTGCCGGTCGGGCGCTACCGGTCTGCCTGGACGCCACTCGTGGCCTGCCGTTTCGCGCCGGCAGCTTCGCCGGGCTGCTGACCGGGGAGCTGATCGAGCACGTCTTCGACCCGGTGGCGCTGCTGCGGGAGTGTCATCGGGTCCTTGCCCCGGGCGGGTTGCTGGTGCTCACCACCCCGAACCTGGCGACCATTCAGGATCGGCTGATGTTCCTCGCCGGCCGCGCGCCCCGCCAGGTCGATCCGCTGCACCCGTACCTCTGGTTGCACATCCGTCCGTTCACCGCGTCGCTGCTGCGACGGGTGCTGCGCGGAGCCGGGTTCGCGCCGCTGGCGCTGCGGTCCAACCACGTGGGGTGGCGGCTGCCCGGCGGGCGCTGGATCACCTCCCGGTTGCTTGCTCGGGTCGCGCCGGGGCTCGGCGGGTCGCTGATCTGCGCCGCTCGACGGCTGGGCGAGCCTTATTCGTCTCAGGATGCGGGGTTCCGGAACAACGCGTAA
- a CDS encoding CU044_5270 family protein: MKNHPDVMKSLADARPARLDPPGTAPLPIALTDVNAPVRRARRFRAAALIPAGGLAAAAVAAVAVFAIDPGGSAPTPGGSGTSAEAVRPLTASQILLAAAERSSQDASGTGRYLVVRAESGSVLTVGSGTSTYEMTTRSSDETWLSRSGKEPTRVISQNLGMTPLTPADAAAWRAAGSPEQVMVGKPLPTGEVGPGSPVSISGGPRRSSSSDGAGVYAFGTTNISVRDLEKLPADPAALRTALLKHFDGGGGDMPTDREQWLLDVASNLIAEIPVSGPVRAAAFRLIATLPGVRSLGDVADQRGRMGQGFAFTSVSAATGSIEHRFVVDSATGRALGEESRVLRPEGTTARLEAGSLLGYSVVLEQKTTDEAPPN, translated from the coding sequence ATGAAGAATCACCCCGATGTCATGAAGTCTCTCGCCGACGCGCGGCCGGCGCGGTTGGACCCGCCCGGAACGGCACCATTGCCCATTGCCCTGACGGACGTGAATGCTCCCGTGCGCCGTGCACGACGTTTCCGGGCCGCCGCGCTGATCCCGGCCGGGGGACTCGCTGCCGCCGCCGTCGCCGCGGTCGCTGTGTTCGCGATCGACCCGGGCGGCTCGGCGCCGACGCCCGGCGGGTCCGGGACGTCCGCCGAGGCGGTACGCCCGCTGACCGCGTCCCAGATCCTGCTGGCGGCCGCCGAGCGCAGCAGCCAGGATGCCTCCGGCACCGGCAGGTATCTGGTCGTCCGGGCGGAGAGCGGGTCGGTGCTCACCGTCGGTTCCGGCACCTCGACGTACGAGATGACGACCCGATCGTCGGACGAGACCTGGTTGTCCCGCTCCGGGAAGGAACCCACCCGGGTGATTTCTCAGAACCTCGGCATGACTCCGCTGACGCCCGCAGATGCCGCCGCCTGGCGCGCCGCGGGATCCCCGGAGCAGGTGATGGTCGGCAAGCCGCTGCCGACCGGCGAGGTCGGCCCCGGCTCACCCGTCAGCATCTCCGGTGGGCCGCGGCGCAGCTCCTCGTCGGACGGCGCGGGCGTCTACGCCTTCGGCACCACGAACATCTCCGTACGCGATCTCGAGAAGCTCCCGGCGGACCCGGCGGCCCTGCGGACCGCGTTGCTCAAGCACTTCGACGGCGGCGGTGGTGACATGCCCACCGACCGGGAGCAGTGGCTGCTGGACGTCGCGTCCAACCTGATCGCCGAGATCCCGGTCAGCGGTCCCGTGCGTGCGGCGGCCTTCCGCCTGATCGCGACCCTGCCCGGCGTGCGTTCGCTGGGCGACGTGGCCGACCAGCGAGGGCGCATGGGCCAAGGCTTCGCGTTCACGTCGGTGAGTGCCGCCACCGGCTCGATCGAGCATCGCTTCGTGGTCGACTCCGCGACCGGGCGCGCACTGGGCGAGGAGTCGCGCGTTCTGCGCCCGGAGGGCACGACAGCCAGGCTCGAAGCTGGAAGCCTCCTCGGCTACAGCGTCGTCCTGGAGCAGAAGACCACTGACGAGGCGCCACCGAACTAG
- a CDS encoding RNA polymerase sigma factor: MADPETAQEFTALYADTRGRVYAYAVARAGRSLADEVVAETFLVAWRRFAQMPRAAALPWLLGVARNVIRERYRDEERQRAIAAEMLAWVADAPDVADGVAERSAILTALAGLSENDREVLTLTAWDGLSPRAAARVVNCSAPAFLVRLHRARNRLTRAVAAAGEPAAATSRSTKPNITEPAVTKPVVTKEPSR; this comes from the coding sequence GTGGCAGACCCTGAGACTGCACAGGAGTTCACCGCGCTGTACGCCGACACCCGCGGACGCGTCTACGCCTACGCCGTCGCCCGCGCCGGCAGGTCGCTCGCGGACGAGGTCGTGGCCGAGACGTTTCTCGTCGCGTGGCGGCGCTTCGCGCAGATGCCCAGAGCAGCGGCGCTGCCGTGGCTGCTCGGCGTCGCGCGCAACGTGATCCGCGAGCGGTATCGCGACGAGGAACGGCAACGTGCCATCGCCGCCGAGATGCTGGCGTGGGTAGCCGACGCGCCCGATGTCGCCGACGGCGTCGCCGAACGATCGGCGATCCTGACGGCGCTCGCCGGGCTGTCCGAGAACGACCGGGAAGTGCTGACCCTGACCGCCTGGGACGGGCTCTCGCCCCGTGCGGCGGCCCGAGTCGTGAACTGTTCCGCCCCGGCGTTCCTCGTGCGCCTGCACCGAGCCCGCAACCGCCTCACCCGTGCGGTCGCAGCCGCGGGGGAGCCGGCGGCCGCCACGTCCCGTTCCACGAAGCCGAACATCACCGAGCCGGCCGTCACGAAGCCGGTCGTCACCAAGGAGCCGAGCCGATGA
- a CDS encoding DUF11 domain-containing protein yields MRRIPVLATVLAAWVLAGPAVSPAQAAAPTPKSHASAPKPSASPDGPLLSITVDDGRTAVAAGDELTYRLTVRNLGASTVADVKVSQSLPTGLTLVSADRGGKARDGAVTWATDLKVGQESTFTTVARVGETPKDLLRLATVACATAKGGTKPLVCATHSDLLPAGAVAPVAEDTGTSWVWYAGAAAALLIIGLGAFALLRRYRRRRVVPAHAHPASRPTENTDRMAGAVSLD; encoded by the coding sequence ATGCGAAGGATCCCTGTCCTGGCGACCGTACTGGCCGCCTGGGTGCTGGCCGGGCCGGCGGTCTCCCCGGCGCAGGCGGCGGCCCCGACGCCGAAGTCGCACGCGTCGGCCCCGAAGCCATCCGCCTCGCCGGACGGGCCGCTGCTCAGCATCACGGTGGACGACGGCCGGACGGCCGTCGCCGCTGGCGACGAGTTGACCTACCGGCTCACCGTCCGCAATCTCGGCGCCAGCACGGTGGCCGACGTCAAGGTCTCGCAGAGCCTGCCGACCGGGTTGACCCTCGTCTCCGCCGACCGCGGGGGCAAAGCCCGCGACGGCGCGGTCACCTGGGCCACCGATCTCAAGGTGGGTCAGGAGTCGACCTTCACCACCGTGGCCCGGGTCGGTGAGACGCCGAAGGATCTGTTGCGACTCGCCACTGTTGCCTGTGCCACCGCCAAGGGTGGTACGAAGCCACTCGTCTGCGCGACCCACTCCGATCTGCTCCCGGCCGGCGCTGTCGCCCCGGTCGCCGAGGACACCGGCACCTCCTGGGTCTGGTACGCGGGTGCGGCGGCGGCGCTGCTCATCATCGGCCTGGGGGCGTTCGCCCTGCTCCGCCGCTACCGGCGGCGTCGGGTCGTACCCGCGCACGCCCACCCGGCGTCCCGCCCGACCGAGAACACCGACCGGATGGCCGGCGCGGTCAGTCTGGATTGA